In Penaeus vannamei isolate JL-2024 chromosome 15, ASM4276789v1, whole genome shotgun sequence, the following are encoded in one genomic region:
- the Sec5 gene encoding exocyst complex component 2 isoform X1 codes for MSKAPVVTGISPIEGVPGTKVIIRGENFGNRPEDLIGLTICGVDCLMTAEWKTSNKIIARNVAGNGKGDIIVTTVQGSRGTSTVQFKGYQETMGLLKESAVWVDETIFLNMAFGRKRPMSPTSALQEDPLGLSVEGNDRKVLNEDLEEMFPGCSGDLSSTQFNPEWFLLENHYSTSYDDLRAGLAYLRRKVETQKMGQISFLKTNVGSVLEQLDTLLELKCKFESDIQEYGRNITQVLEKSIIECKEEADKLFEDVLQRKDRADGTRNALNVLHRFRFLLYLPVNIERHIQRGDYDVVINDYARAKSLFGDTQVPLFRRFYNEVEKRIDDLRGVLGEQLTRMPSSLEHQKKIIRNLHHLETPGDPAWQCLTAQHEYILHLLISVRDSHLNREMADHDLGSGGGKMGGGVGGSRHSTPAAKYNKIMMSSVGEWQANAPVRVLWVEEACEVLSTNFPDMWKLSQAYFGGELLPPSAQVDHQKHPRCKEMILELLHVFSGLMRGAIMPHSLDPVGANFRNYHVWPEASPDQITPWLPQVLRHVRGCYSTLLTQDLPNDALDVVKDLILDLRVHCLMSLFQQTVEHVRSLHTREKWNLEVDDENGGCTQLPHICENVIVECAQLVRETVLESGPRETPLLDHPTVHRDIITLIHNVIVAFAQSLEKLSQVSLHDPDEDDSDCNISENAPGVEAQLLITLSNCAFMRRTILPRLSDSLVRASYPPEAVKEAVEQASGTYTELQDRLFEAYLEERVDPIIGMIERSMYLGQYDWGKVEHPPSDVRTYVKEILINITHVHAEEMHLEIVVGVWPGLVGGLVGRVVEGVGEEMSRLITCVSHWSPAGALQAHIDLDALTSVLRNHMSQAASASFHEAREILPKLTAADEREKEEVLRKFRTNMHFLLACFVEVESLRDNTTSHSIV; via the exons ATGTCGAAGGCCCCAGTGGTCACGGGCATATCGCCCATAGAAGGAGTACCAGGGACCAAAGTCATTATTCGTGGAGAAAATTTTGGAAATCGTCCAGAAGACTTGATTG GTCTAACAATATGTGGTGTTGATTGCCTTATGACTGCGGAGTGGAAAACAAGTAACAAGATCATTGCACGAAATGTCGCTGGTAATGGCAAAGGAGATATTATTGTTACCACAGTTCAGGGTTCAAGAGGAACTTCTACAGTACAGTTCAAAG GATATCAAGAAACAATGGGACTTCTAAAGGAATCAGCTGTGTGGGTAGATGAGACCATCTTCCTCAACATGGCTTTTGGAAGGAAAAGACCCATGTCTCCCACATCTGCCCTACAGGAGGACCCTCTTGGACTCTCAGTTGAAGGCAATGA TCGCAAGGTTTTGAATGAAGACCTGGAAGAAATGTTTCCTGGTTGCTCAGGAGACCTCTCGTCCACTCAATTCAACCCTGAATGGTTCCTCCTCGAGAATCATTACTCCACCTCGTATGATGATCTCAGAGCAGGCTTGGCATACCTCAGGCGTAAAGTTGAGACACAGAAGATGGGTCAGATATCCTTCCTAAAG ACGAACGTTGGCTCAGTTTTGGAACAACTTGACACACTACTTGAGCTGAAGTGCAAGTTTGAGAGTGACATCCAAGAATATGGCCGTAACATTACCCAAGTGCTAGAGAAATCTATTATAG AGTGTAAAGAGGAAGCTGACAAGCTCTTTGAGGATGTCCTGCAGCGTAAGGACAGAGCAGATGGGACAAGGAACGCCCTCAATGTCCTCCATCGATTCCGCTTCCTACTGTACTTGCCTGTTAACATTGAGAGGCATATTCAGCGTGGGGATTATGATGTTGTTATTAATGACTATGCCCGTGCAAAAAGTCTTTTTGGAGATACACAAGTTCCT CTTTTTAGGCGGTTCTATAACGAGGTTGAGAAGCGTATTGATGATTTACGAGGAGTGCTTGGGGAACAGCTGACTCGAATGCCATCATCATTAGAAcaccaaaagaaaataattag AAATCTTCACCACCTGGAGACACCTGGTGACCCAGCCTGGCAGTGTCTCACAGCGCAGCATGAGTATATCCTGCACCTCCTGATTTCAGTCCGCGATTCGCATCTCAATCGGGAGATGGCAGATCATGACCTTGGCTCTGGGGGTGGGAagatgggtgggggtgtaggtggtTCCAGACACTCAACACCAGCTGCCAAGTACAACAAGATTATGATGTCATCTGTTGGGGAATGGCAG GCCAATGCTCCAGTGCGTGTTCTATGGGTAGAAGAAGCGTGTGAGGTGTTATCCACCAACTTCCCAGATATGTGGAAGCTTAGTCAGGCTTACTTTGGTGGGGAACTGTTGCCTCCATCAGCCCAGGTGGACCATCAGAAGCACCCCAGGTGTAAG GAGATGATCTTGGAGTTACTTCATGTGTTCAGTGGACTGATGCGTGGTGCCATAATGCCTCACTCCCTCGACCCTGTTGGTGCAAACTTCCGAAATTACCATGTTTGGCCTGAGGCTTCCCCTGATCAGATAACGCCATGGTTACCACAA GTTTTGCGACATGTCCGTGGGTGCTATAGCACATTGCTGACACAAGATCTACCAAATGATGCCCTGGATGTTGTTAAGGATTTGATTTTGGATTTGAG AGTTCATTGCTTAATGTCACTGTTCCAACAAACGGTAGAGCATGTTCGCAGCCTACACACTCGAGAGAAATGGAACCTTGAAGTTGATGATGAGAATGGAGGATGCACACAGTTG CCGCATATCTGTGAAAATGTGATTGTGGAATGTGCCCAGCTTGTACGTGAAACTGTCCTAGAATCTGGGCCGCGGGAAACACCACTCCTAGATCATCCTACTGTTCACAGGGATATCATAACTCTAATACACAATGTTATTGTTGCATTTGCTCAA TCACTTGAGAAGTTGAGCCAAGTCAGTCTGCATGACCCAGATGAGGACGACAGTGATTGCAACATCAGTGAGAATGCGCCAGGTGTTGAGGCTCAACTGCTCATTACACTAAGCAACTGTGCCTTCATGCGACGCACAATCCTTCCTCGGTTATCAGACTCTCTGGTGCGAGCTTCATACCCTCCAGAGGCT GTGAAAGAAGCTGTAGAGCAAGCTAGTGGTACCTATACAGAACTGCAAGATAGGCTCTTCGAAGCTTACTTGGAAGAAAGGGTTGATCCCATTATTG GCATGATTGAGCGGTCAATGTACTTGGGTCAGTATGACTGGGGTAAAGTCGAACATCCTCCGTCAGATGTCCGCACTTACGTCAAGGAAATTCTTATCAACATAACCCACGTTCATGCAGAG GAGATGCATCTGGAAATA GTTGTGGGTGTGTGGCCAGGGCTTGTTGGCGGACTTGTGGGGAGAGTTGTTGAAGGTGTTGGCGAAGAAATGTCACGTCTCATCACCTGCGTCAGCCACTGGTCACCGGCTGGGGCACTGCAGGCACATATAGATCTGGATGCTTTGACCAGTGTACTACGTAATCACATGTCGCAAGCAGCTAG TGCATCATTCCATGAGGCGAGAGAAATTCTGCCCAAACTAACGGCAGCAGATGAGAG agaaaaggaggaagtgctAAGAAAATTCAGAACTAACATGCACTTCTTGCTAGCATGCTTTGTGGAGGTTGAATCCTTGAGGGATAACACCACCTCTCACTCTATTGTCTGA
- the Sec5 gene encoding exocyst complex component 2 isoform X2: MSKAPVVTGISPIEGVPGTKVIIRGENFGNRPEDLIGLTICGVDCLMTAEWKTSNKIIARNVAGNGKGDIIVTTVQGSRGTSTVQFKGYQETMGLLKESAVWVDETIFLNMAFGRKRPMSPTSALQEDPLGLSVEGNDRKVLNEDLEEMFPGCSGDLSSTQFNPEWFLLENHYSTSYDDLRAGLAYLRRKVETQKMGQISFLKTNVGSVLEQLDTLLELKCKFESDIQEYGRNITQVLEKSIIECKEEADKLFEDVLQRKDRADGTRNALNVLHRFRFLLYLPVNIERHIQRGDYDVVINDYARAKSLFGDTQVPLFRRFYNEVEKRIDDLRGVLGEQLTRMPSSLEHQKKIIRNLHHLETPGDPAWQCLTAQHEYILHLLISVRDSHLNREMADHDLGSGGGKMGGGVGGSRHSTPAAKYNKIMMSSVGEWQANAPVRVLWVEEACEVLSTNFPDMWKLSQAYFGGELLPPSAQVDHQKHPRCKEMILELLHVFSGLMRGAIMPHSLDPVGANFRNYHVWPEASPDQITPWLPQVLRHVRGCYSTLLTQDLPNDALDVVKDLILDLRVHCLMSLFQQTVEHVRSLHTREKWNLEVDDENGGCTQLPHICENVIVECAQLVRETVLESGPRETPLLDHPTVHRDIITLIHNVIVAFAQSLEKLSQVSLHDPDEDDSDCNISENAPGVEAQLLITLSNCAFMRRTILPRLSDSLVRASYPPEAVKEAVEQASGTYTELQDRLFEAYLEERVDPIIGMIERSMYLGQYDWGKVEHPPSDVRTYVKEILINITHVHAEVVGVWPGLVGGLVGRVVEGVGEEMSRLITCVSHWSPAGALQAHIDLDALTSVLRNHMSQAASASFHEAREILPKLTAADEREKEEVLRKFRTNMHFLLACFVEVESLRDNTTSHSIV; the protein is encoded by the exons ATGTCGAAGGCCCCAGTGGTCACGGGCATATCGCCCATAGAAGGAGTACCAGGGACCAAAGTCATTATTCGTGGAGAAAATTTTGGAAATCGTCCAGAAGACTTGATTG GTCTAACAATATGTGGTGTTGATTGCCTTATGACTGCGGAGTGGAAAACAAGTAACAAGATCATTGCACGAAATGTCGCTGGTAATGGCAAAGGAGATATTATTGTTACCACAGTTCAGGGTTCAAGAGGAACTTCTACAGTACAGTTCAAAG GATATCAAGAAACAATGGGACTTCTAAAGGAATCAGCTGTGTGGGTAGATGAGACCATCTTCCTCAACATGGCTTTTGGAAGGAAAAGACCCATGTCTCCCACATCTGCCCTACAGGAGGACCCTCTTGGACTCTCAGTTGAAGGCAATGA TCGCAAGGTTTTGAATGAAGACCTGGAAGAAATGTTTCCTGGTTGCTCAGGAGACCTCTCGTCCACTCAATTCAACCCTGAATGGTTCCTCCTCGAGAATCATTACTCCACCTCGTATGATGATCTCAGAGCAGGCTTGGCATACCTCAGGCGTAAAGTTGAGACACAGAAGATGGGTCAGATATCCTTCCTAAAG ACGAACGTTGGCTCAGTTTTGGAACAACTTGACACACTACTTGAGCTGAAGTGCAAGTTTGAGAGTGACATCCAAGAATATGGCCGTAACATTACCCAAGTGCTAGAGAAATCTATTATAG AGTGTAAAGAGGAAGCTGACAAGCTCTTTGAGGATGTCCTGCAGCGTAAGGACAGAGCAGATGGGACAAGGAACGCCCTCAATGTCCTCCATCGATTCCGCTTCCTACTGTACTTGCCTGTTAACATTGAGAGGCATATTCAGCGTGGGGATTATGATGTTGTTATTAATGACTATGCCCGTGCAAAAAGTCTTTTTGGAGATACACAAGTTCCT CTTTTTAGGCGGTTCTATAACGAGGTTGAGAAGCGTATTGATGATTTACGAGGAGTGCTTGGGGAACAGCTGACTCGAATGCCATCATCATTAGAAcaccaaaagaaaataattag AAATCTTCACCACCTGGAGACACCTGGTGACCCAGCCTGGCAGTGTCTCACAGCGCAGCATGAGTATATCCTGCACCTCCTGATTTCAGTCCGCGATTCGCATCTCAATCGGGAGATGGCAGATCATGACCTTGGCTCTGGGGGTGGGAagatgggtgggggtgtaggtggtTCCAGACACTCAACACCAGCTGCCAAGTACAACAAGATTATGATGTCATCTGTTGGGGAATGGCAG GCCAATGCTCCAGTGCGTGTTCTATGGGTAGAAGAAGCGTGTGAGGTGTTATCCACCAACTTCCCAGATATGTGGAAGCTTAGTCAGGCTTACTTTGGTGGGGAACTGTTGCCTCCATCAGCCCAGGTGGACCATCAGAAGCACCCCAGGTGTAAG GAGATGATCTTGGAGTTACTTCATGTGTTCAGTGGACTGATGCGTGGTGCCATAATGCCTCACTCCCTCGACCCTGTTGGTGCAAACTTCCGAAATTACCATGTTTGGCCTGAGGCTTCCCCTGATCAGATAACGCCATGGTTACCACAA GTTTTGCGACATGTCCGTGGGTGCTATAGCACATTGCTGACACAAGATCTACCAAATGATGCCCTGGATGTTGTTAAGGATTTGATTTTGGATTTGAG AGTTCATTGCTTAATGTCACTGTTCCAACAAACGGTAGAGCATGTTCGCAGCCTACACACTCGAGAGAAATGGAACCTTGAAGTTGATGATGAGAATGGAGGATGCACACAGTTG CCGCATATCTGTGAAAATGTGATTGTGGAATGTGCCCAGCTTGTACGTGAAACTGTCCTAGAATCTGGGCCGCGGGAAACACCACTCCTAGATCATCCTACTGTTCACAGGGATATCATAACTCTAATACACAATGTTATTGTTGCATTTGCTCAA TCACTTGAGAAGTTGAGCCAAGTCAGTCTGCATGACCCAGATGAGGACGACAGTGATTGCAACATCAGTGAGAATGCGCCAGGTGTTGAGGCTCAACTGCTCATTACACTAAGCAACTGTGCCTTCATGCGACGCACAATCCTTCCTCGGTTATCAGACTCTCTGGTGCGAGCTTCATACCCTCCAGAGGCT GTGAAAGAAGCTGTAGAGCAAGCTAGTGGTACCTATACAGAACTGCAAGATAGGCTCTTCGAAGCTTACTTGGAAGAAAGGGTTGATCCCATTATTG GCATGATTGAGCGGTCAATGTACTTGGGTCAGTATGACTGGGGTAAAGTCGAACATCCTCCGTCAGATGTCCGCACTTACGTCAAGGAAATTCTTATCAACATAACCCACGTTCATGCAGAG GTTGTGGGTGTGTGGCCAGGGCTTGTTGGCGGACTTGTGGGGAGAGTTGTTGAAGGTGTTGGCGAAGAAATGTCACGTCTCATCACCTGCGTCAGCCACTGGTCACCGGCTGGGGCACTGCAGGCACATATAGATCTGGATGCTTTGACCAGTGTACTACGTAATCACATGTCGCAAGCAGCTAG TGCATCATTCCATGAGGCGAGAGAAATTCTGCCCAAACTAACGGCAGCAGATGAGAG agaaaaggaggaagtgctAAGAAAATTCAGAACTAACATGCACTTCTTGCTAGCATGCTTTGTGGAGGTTGAATCCTTGAGGGATAACACCACCTCTCACTCTATTGTCTGA
- the LOC113812996 gene encoding uncharacterized protein — protein MTTYAKWFAAVLTTGAAVCVVMWISMPIPKVYPIYAQINLESPIYVDDAPPGVDAHNSRKIDANVERAAGMLGNLAQKIDISDDESVICSHKVLKTPDAFHKFLSNTSSECGSLAQLPPEYTPRHNIRGNWMCTTPKYLTRGDCLIYFFVDGLDTSFAEKAHERMNCKVFVFEPHEREGQLRSDAVKFYHKTIMVNQNDKGKIKMVYNQLMTLMKSLNHHDSQIDLLKIDTTQGEELIILGNIFFAPRPLYLDIKQISYAIHLRAGITTELQLHWLYFELLQCHDFRLVRTDVAEYEDELKPGSKVKVYEVLWVKKQ, from the exons ATGACAACTTACGCGAAGTGGTTTGCAGCAGTTTTAACTACAGGGGCGGCCGTCTGTGTAGTAATGTGGATAAG CATGCCGATACCAAAGGTCTACCCAATATACGCTCAAATCAACCTCGAATCGCCGATCTATGTCGATGACGCCCCGCCAGGAGTCGACGCCCACAATTCGAGAAAGATCGATGCTAATGTCGAAAGGGCGGCTGGAATGCTCGGCAATCTTGCGCAAAAGATTGACATAAGTGATG ATGAATCAGTAATCTGCAGTCACAAAGTCCTAAAGACCCCTGACGCCTTCCACAAGTTCCTTTCCAACACTTCGTCGGAATGCGGAAGTCTC GCCCAGTTACCACCCGAATACACTCCACGACACAACATCAGGGGCAACTGGATGTGCACAACCCCAAAATACCTGACAAGGGGTGACTGTCTCATCTACTTCTTTGTTGATGGACTAGACACCTCGTTCGCCGAGAAAGCTCACGAACGGATGAATTGCAAG GTGTTCGTTTTTGAGCCGCATGAAAGGGAAGGTCAACTAAGGTCAGATGCAGTTAAATTCTATCATAAAACCATAATGGTAAACCAGAATgataaaggaaagataaagatggtatat AACCAGCTCATGACCCTCATGAAAAGTTTGAATCACCATGACAGCCAAATCGACCTCCTGAAAATCGACACAACGCAAGGAGAAGAGTTAATCATACTTGGGAACATATTCTTTGCTCCGCGACCACTGTACTTAGATATAAAGCAGATTAGCTACGCCATTCATTTGAGAGCAG GAATAACAACGGAGTTGCAATTACACTGGCTCTACTTCGAACTCTTGCAATGTCACGATTTCCGCCTCGTACGAACTGATGTTGCAGAGTATGAGGATGAGCTGAAGCCTGGGTCGAAAGTGAAAGTATATGAGGTGCTTTGGGTCAAAAAGCAGTGA